One window of Prionailurus bengalensis isolate Pbe53 chromosome B1, Fcat_Pben_1.1_paternal_pri, whole genome shotgun sequence genomic DNA carries:
- the SLC34A2 gene encoding sodium-dependent phosphate transport protein 2B — protein MAPWPELENAQPDPNKYMEGDTSQQSTTPGKGKDTSQNDSGTPVTKIELLPSYSTVALIEEPTAVEDPWDLPELRDTGIKWSERDTKGKILCVFQGIGKFILLLAFLYFFVCSLDVLSSAFQLVGGKVAGQFFSNNSIMSNPVAGLVIGVLVTVLVQSSSTSSSIIVSMVASSLLTVRAAIPIIMGANIGTSVTNTIVALMQAGDRSEFRRAFAGATVHDFFNWLSVLVLLPLEAATHYLEILTNLVVETFNFKNGEDAPALLKVITDPFTKLIIQLDKKVINQIAMNDEAAKNKSLIKIWCETFTNVTQMNVTVPSPENCTSPSLCWSDGSYTWTIKNVTYKENIAKCQHIFVNSSLPDVAVGIILLLASLLVLCGCLIMIVKLLGSVLRGQVAVVIKKTLNTDFPFPFAWLTGYLAILVGAGMTFIVQSSSVFTSAMTPLIGIGVITIERAYPLTLGSNIGTTTTAILAALASPGNTLRSSLQIALCHFFFNISGILLWYPIPFTRLPIRLAKGLGNISAEYRWFAIFYLIFFFFLTPLAVFGLSLAGWPVLVGVGAPIILVILLVVVLRFLQSRYPRILPRKLQSWDFLPLWMHSLKPWDELIFLLTGCCQTRCCFCCRVCCRACCLLCGCPACCRCSGCCRILEEEQDTPIKAPKAFDNMAMSTEAQDGVPRSQVDGPDTEVTSSSTAL, from the exons ATGGCTCCCTGGCCTGAGCTGGAAAATGCCCAGCCCGACCCCAATAAATACATGGAAGGGGACACTAGCCAGCAGTCCACCACACCCGGGAAAGGCAAGGACACTAGCCAAA ATGACAGCGGGACCCCAGTCACCAAGATCGAGCTTCTGCCGTCCTATTCCACCGTGGCACTGATAGAGGAGCCCACAGCAGTGGAAGACCCCTGGGACCTGCCCGAGCTCCGGGACACGGGGATCAAGTGGTCAG AGAGAGACACCAAAGGGAAGATTCTCTGTGTCTTCCAAGGAATCGGgaaatttattttgcttctggCATTTCTCTACTTCTTCGTGTGCTCGCTGGATGTCCTCAGCAGTGCCTTCCAGCTGGTTGGAG GAAAGGTGGCCGGGCAGTTTTTCAGCAACAACTCTATTATGTCCAACCCCGTGGCTGGGCTGGTGATCGGAGTGCTGGTGACTGTCCTTGTGCAGAGTTCCAGCACCTCCTCGTCCATCATCGTCAGCATGGTGGCCTCCTCGC tgcTGACTGTGCGTGCCGCCATCCCCATCATCATGGGGGCCAACATTGGGACCTCAGTCACCAACACCATTGTGGCGCTCATGCAGGCAGGAGACCGGAGTGAGTTCAGAAG GGCTTTTGCGGGGGCTACTGTCCATGACTTCTTCAACTGGCTCTCTGTGTTGGTGCTCTTGCCCCTGGAGGCAGCTACCCATTACCTGGAGATCCTGACCAACTTGGTGGTAGAGACCTTTAACTTCAAGAATGGAGAAGACGCCCCGGCACTTCTGAAAGTTATCACAGATCCCTTCACGAAACTCATTATCCAG CTGGATAAGAAAGTTATCAACCAAATTGCAATGAATGATGAAgcagccaaaaacaagagtctgaTCAAGATTTGGTGTGAAACTTTTACCAACGTG ACTCAGATGAATGTCACTGTCCCCTCGCCTGAGAACTGCACCTCCCCTTCCCTTTGTTGGTCGGACGGTTCCTACACCTGGACCATCAAGAACGTGACCTACAAGGAGAACATTGCCAAGT GCCAGCACATCTTTGTGAATTCCAGCCTCCCAGATGTTGCTGTTGGCATAATCCTGCTGTTAGCCTCCCTGCTGGTCCTCTGTGGCTGCCTGATCATGATCGTCAAGCTCCTGGGCTCCGTGCTCCGGGGACAGGTAGCCGTTGTCATCAAGAAGACCCTCAACACTG attttccctttccttttgccTGGCTGACTGGCTACCTGGCCATCCTTGTGGGAGCAGGTATGACCTTCATCGTGCAGAGCAGCTCTGTGTTCACATCTGCTATGACCCCACTGATTG GTATTGGTGTGATCACCATTGAGAGGGCATATCCACTCACGCTCGGCTCCAACATcggcaccaccaccaccgccattCTGGCCGCCTTGGCCAGCCCAGGCAATACTCTCAGGAGCTCGCTGCAG ATCGCCCTGTGCCACTTTTTCTTCAACATCTCGGGCATCCTGCTGTGGTACCCAATCCCATTCACCCGCCTGCCCATCCGCCTGGCCAAGGGGCTGGGCAACATCTCCGCCGAGTACCGCTGGTTTGCCATCTTCTACCtgatcttcttcttcttcctgacCCCGCTGGCCGTGTTTGGCCTCTCGCTGGCGGGCTGGCCGGTGCTGGTGGGCGTGGGGGCGCCCATCATCCTCGTGATCCTCCTGGTGGTGGTCCTCAGGTTCCTGCAGTCCCGCTACCCGCGCATCCTGCCCAGAAAGCTCCAGAGCTGGGACTTCCTGCCGCTGTGGATGCACTCGCTGAAGCCCTGGGACGAACTGATCTTCCTGCTCACCGGCTGTTGCCAGACgcgctgctgcttctgctgccgGGTCTGCTGCCGCGCCTGCTGCCTGCTGTGCGGCTGCCCGGCCTGCTGCCGCTGCAGCGGGTGCTGCCGGAtcctggaggaggagcaggatACGCCCATCAAGGCCCCCAAGGCCTTTGATAACATGGCCATGAGCACAGAGGCCCAGGACGGCGTCCCCAGGTCTCAGGTGGATGGCCCGGACACAGAGGTCACCTCCAGCAGCACAGCCTTGtag